DNA sequence from the Coregonus clupeaformis isolate EN_2021a chromosome 13, ASM2061545v1, whole genome shotgun sequence genome:
atttcattcaaccaatcatcagtcatttgtgtcagtgcagtaaatgttgagtgcccttctctataagcatgctgaaagtctgttgttaatttgtttacagagaaatagcattgtatttggtcaaacacaactttttccaacagtttgctaagagctggcagcaagcttataggtctgctgttagcaCCAGTtgaggccgctttaccactcttgggtagcggaattactttggcttccctccaggcctgaggacaatgactttcctctaggctcagattaaagatatgacagataggagtggctatagagtcagcttcCATCCTCAGTAGCCTCCTATATACGTtttcaatgccaggaggtttgtcattaatgatcgataacaataatttttccacctctaccacactaactttacaaaattcaaacctgcaatgcttttctttcatcatttgtttttttatgcataaatacgatggctcactggtcgttgttggcatttcctgcctaagtttgcccactttgccaattaagtaatcattaaaataattggcaacatcaaatggttttgtgatgaataagccatctgattcgatgaaagatagAGTTGAATGTCTTTCTgtccataatttcatttaaagtaccatcattctttatatcattgatcttggcttcataatacagtttcttcttctttttgttgagtttagtcacataatttctcaatttgcagtaagtcagccagtcagatgtgcagccagacttattagccactccttttgccccatctctttcaaccatacagtttttcaattcctcatcaatccatggagccttaacagttctaacagtcagtttcttaacaggtgcctgtttatcaataattggaagaagcgatttcataaattcataaagtgcagcgtctggatgctccttattaatcacaccAGACCAACAAAagtttttaacatcatccacataagaatcacagcaaaatcttttgtatgatctcttatacaatattttaggcccagctgttggaactttgcctttcctggatatagccactgcatccaatgggtacggatacagctttataacaaagttctacagtattagtacaaatgtgatcgatacatgtggatgattttgttcctgtagtgtttggaaacaccctggtaggttgattaataacctgaaccagattacaggcactggttacaatgagaagcttcctcttgagcggacagcttgatgaaaaccaatcaatattcaggtcccaagaaagtagacctctctgtttatatcacatacactatcaagcatttcacacatattatttagatttacattttagtcatttatcatcttatccagagcaacttacagttagtgaatgcatacatttttcatactggccccccgtgggaatcgaacccacaaccctggtgttgcaagcgccatgctctaccaactgagctacaggaggcctttagatactgactgttcgcacctggtggcctatagcaacaccccaaaagaaaaggctttagatgtgccaagtgaacctgcaaccacaacacttcaataacacttgacataagatcttctctaagcattacagggatatggctctgaatatatacagcaacacctcccccataaccatttctgtctcttctatatatgttatatccttgtattgctactgctgtatcatcaaattaattatctaagtgagtctcataAATTGCtaagcaagttattgatttcattagcCTTATTTCTatggctacatatattaatatgggctattttcagccctttcctgggtagcttatcagagatagacataatactgaaaagagcaaacaaagcaagagtaAAATATAGGCTAGCTGCTAcgccaaatagctcctcagacccgTCCTTGGTCGGCAAgatcactggacagagactagcaatcccagcaactgatgccaactgcgTTGCGGGATCCAAAcaaaaaagttagctagctactaagaaCTTTCCAATACTCTTTCAAAACAACATACTTTAGTATCAAATACACTAATGTCAACCTTTAACAAGACAGGAGGACTGACTGTGTATAAGATTTGTTATTGAggttttggcaatgtgaagataagaattccagagtatggtacctctgtatctgatagagaattgactatgtgaggtgcggcagtggggagggtgaagattatcgcagtgtcttgtgttatatagatggatttcagaattaacctggaagaatctccattgaagggtttaggtAAAATGTCTGGGAGATATGAGTATTTGTAGATGAAAGTGCATAATTGGCGTACATTAATGTCGTAAATAGACACGATATTGAATTTCTTAAACAAAGGTGCAGATGGAGCCAGGTAATTCGAGGAGGTGGCTAGTCTTGCAAATATCTTTTGAATGATGAGTAATTTGTGTAGGAAGGAGgcatagagtgcattcggaaagtattcagacccacattctgttactttacagccttattctaaaattgattaaattgatttttttctcatcaatctgcacaaGTGCCtcaacaaacatttctaaacctgtttttgcttcgttattattacatttttgcaaatttattttaaaaaagaactgaataattacctttacataagtattcagaccctttactcagtactttgttgaagcacttttggcagcgattacagcctcgagtcttcttgggtatgacgctataagcttggcacacctgtatttggggagtttctcccattattctctgcagatcctctcaagctctgtcaggttggatggggagtgtcgctctcagctattttcaggtctctccagagatgttcgatcgggttcaagtccgggctctggctgggccactcaatgacattcagagacttgtcccgaaggcactcctgcgttgtcttggctgtgtgcttagggtcgttgtcctgttggaaggtgaaccttcaccccagtctgaggtcttgagcgctctggagcaagttttcatcaaggatctctctgtacttctctccgttcatctttctctgtATCCTGattagtgtcccagtccctgcctctgaaaaacatccccatagcatgatgctgccaccaccatgcttcatcatagagatggtgccaggtttattccagacgtgacgcttggaattcaggccaaacagttcaatcttgtttctcatggtctgagagtcctttaggtgccttttggcaaactccaagtgggctgtcatgtgccttttactgaggagtggcttctgtctggccactctactataaaggcttgattggtggagtgctgcagagattggttgtccttttggaaggttctcccatcgccacagaggaactctggagctgtcagagtgaccatcgggctcttagacaccaccctgaccaaggcccttctcccccgattgctcagtttggaagGGCAGCCAGCAcaaggaagagtgttggtggttccaaacttcttccatttaaaaatgatggaggacgctgtgttcttggggaccttcaatgctgcagaaaggttttggtactcttccccagatctgtgccttgatataatcctgtctcggagctctatgtacaattccttcgacctcatggcttggtttttgctctgatatgcactgtcaactgtgggaccttataatagacaggtgtgcctttccaaatcatgtccaatcaattgaatttaccacaggttgactccaatcaagttgtagaaacatctcaaggatgatcaatgtaaacaggatgcacctgagctcaatttcgagtctcatagcaaagggtctgaatatttatgtaaataaggtatttctgttttttatttataagACATTTCCCTACAttttcaaaaacctgtttttgctttgtcattatagggaattgtgtgtagattaaataaaaatgtttcctcatcaatctattttaaaataaggctgtaacgtaacagaatgtgggaaaagttaaggggtctgaatactttccgaatgcactgtatgtactggcCCAGACAATATTGCAATAAATGAGATATGGGTAAATTAAACTATAGAGTTAGAAagcaagcctgatgaaccaaaccactAATCTTTCTGATGATACCAACAGATCGTCACTTTGCAACAGACAAATTGAATAGGATCTTTCCAGGATAATTTTTCATCAATTAGAACTCAGAGGAATCTAGTGGGTGTGACTTGTTCCATTTTATTCCCTCCAATTGATACTCTggctctttattattattattattatttatttttttacaatgtttCTTATTCTTACTAGTGAATACAATGAAGTTAGATTTTTTTAACATTTCAAGATTTTTTAAAATATCTGGAACCATTCAGAAAATTTGGCCATACCTGAGTTGGTGTCATTAATTAGTGAATCAAAATTCTTGAGAGATAAAATCAAATTGTTATCATCAGCAAAGAGACTGGGAAGTACCGTAGATTTgagccaatgtgagcaagacctttaaacaggtcaacattcacaaggccgtggggccagacggattaccaggacgtgtactcagagcatgtgcagaccaactggcaagtgtcttcactgacattttcaacctctccctgaccgagtctgtaatacctacatgtttcaagcagaccaccatagtccctgtgcccaagaaagcgaaggtaacctgcctaaatgactaccgccccatagcactcgtgtcggtagccatgaagtccaccatcatcccggaaaccctacacccactccaattcgcatactgccccaacagatccacagatgatgcaatctgaatcgcactccacactgccgtttcccacctggacaaatggaacacctatgtgagaatgctgttcattgattacagctcagcgttcaacaccatagtgcccacaaagctcatcactaagctaaggaccctgggactaaacgcctccctctgcaactggatcctggacttcctgacgggccgcccccaggtggtaagggtaggcaacaacacatctgccatgctgatcctcaacacggaggcccctcaggggtgagtacttagtcccctcctgtactccctgttcacccacgactgcgtggccaagcacgactccaacaccatcattaagtttgctgacgacacaatggtggtaggcctgatcaccgacaacgatgagacagcctatagggaggtcagagacaatgccttttccccctcaggagactgaaaagatttggcatgggtcctcagatcctcaaaaagttatacagctgcaccatcgagagcatcctgaccagttgcatcactgcctggtatggcaactgctcggcatccgaccgtaaggtgctacagagggtagtgcgtacggccaagcttcctgccatccaggacctatatactaggcggtgtcagaggaaggcccaaaaaattgtcaaagactccagtcacccaagtcatagactgttctctctgctaccgcacggcaagcggtaccggagtgccaagtctaggtccaaaaggctccttaacagcttctacccccaagactgctgaacaattaatcaaatagccacctggactatttgcattgacccccgacccttgtttttacactgctgctcctcgctgtttattatctatgcagtcactttacccctacctacatgtacaaatgacctcgactaacctgtacccccgcacattgactcagtaccccctgtatatagcctagttagttattttattgttttactttttatttgttactttagtttatttagtaaatattctAAATATTCTAaaaactctattttcttaaaactgcattgttggttaagggcttgtaagtaagcacttcacggtaaggtctacacctgttgtcttcagcgcatgtgacaaataaaatttgatttgacaccGCACCAAGGGCATCGATACAGATTAGGAATAACGAAGGTCCAATTATCAAACCCTGTGGAACACCACAGGATATATTGGCCCTGGTAGATGCACAGCAGTTTGCATAAACAAATTGTTCTCCATCATAAACATAACTACATAACAAATTATATGTATGATCATGAAAACCGTAATAATGCAATTTAGAAAGTAATATTTAATGATCTACCGTGTCAAACGCTTTGGATAAATCTAACGATGCCAAGAACGTATTCATTGTTGTTAAGGGCTGTAAAGATTTTATCCACAAGTTGCAAAAGAGCCATATCTGTGGAGTAGTTTTTAcaaaaaccatattggtgctcatatacaatgctcaaaaaaattaagggaacactaaaataacacatcctagatctgaatgaatgaaataatcttattaaatacttttttctttacatagttgaatgtgctgacaacaaaatcacacaaaaattatcaatggaaatcaaatgtatcaacccatggaggtctggatttggagtcaccctcaaaattaaagtggaaaaccacactacaggctgatccaactttgatgtaatgtccttaaaacaagtcaaaatgaggctcagtagtgggtgtggcctccacgtgcctgtatgacctccctacaacgcctgggcatgctcctgatgaggtggcggatggtctcctgagggatctcctcccagacctggactaaagcatccgccaactcctggacagtctgtggtgcaacgtggcgttggtggatggagcgagacatgatgtcccagatgtgctcaattggattcaggtctggggaacgggcgggccagtccatagcatcaatgccttcctcttgcaggaactgctgacacactccagccacatgaggtctagcattgtcttgcattaggaggaacccagggccaaccgcaccagcatatggtctcacaaggggtctgaggatctcatctcggtacctaatggcagtcaggctacctctggcgagcacatggagggctgtgcggccccccaaagaaatgccaccccacaccatgactgacccaccgccaaaccggtcatgctggaggatgttgcaggcagcagaacgttctccacggcgtctccagactctgtcacgtgctcagtgtgaacctgctttcatctgtgaagagcacagggcgccagtggcgaatgaCAAACGTCCTGTactgtgttgggctgtaagcacaacccccacctgtggacgtcgggccctcataccaccctcatggagtctgtttctgaccgtttgagcagacacatgcacatttgtggcctgctggaggtcattttgcagggctctggcagtgctcctcctgctcctccttgcacaaaggtggaggtagcagtcctgctgctgggttgttgcccttctacggcctcctccacgtctcctgatgtactggcctgtctcctggtagcgcctccatgctctggacactacactgacagacacagcaaaccttcttgccacagctcgcattgatgtgccattctggatgagctgcactacctgagccacttgtgtgggttgtagactccgtctcatgctaccactagagtgaaagcaccgccagcattcaaaagtgaccaaaacatcagccaggaagcataggaactgagaagtggtctgtggtcaccacctgcaaaaccagtcctttattgggggtgtcatgctaattgcctataatttccacctgttgtctattccatttgcacaacagcatgtgaaatttgtcaatcagtgttgcttcctaagtggacagtttgatttcacagaagtgtgattgacttgcgAGTTACATttcagtgttccctttatttttttgagcagtgtagaaaccaaattggtgctcatatagaatacagtgttgaaaccatattggtgctcatgtagaatacagtgttgaaaccatattggtgctcatgtaGAATACAGTGTCTCTTATACAACAATTTTTATAGGATTTTAGAAAAACATGGTAGTACAGATATTATTGACTCTTACTTTCCTGATTCCATTTGAAAGGTACATGAAAGGGGACACCGCAACAACAGAGTGCTTAAGTAAAAGATATTCAGTCAACGTTTTGTTTATATTTAATTTATTGATTACATGGGTAACGCCAGGGCGGCAACAAGCTAAAAACATGGGTATCCATCTGTACAACCAGAATGTTTATAGGAATATCTGGGATAAGTGTTTTGTGGTCTGCTGTGGTCGATTTCTCACAAGGAGAAAAGAGCAGTCTCAGTCCATTATTCTTCCGCCTCCCTCCATGGTTTGGGCTGGACCTTCCCAACTGGAGACAGATTCCATGTGATGCCGGTTTGTGTTAGTACCTGAAAACGAGGACAGATGTTGCGCATCACAAATAACGACTGAAATTAGTGTGTACACAGCACGTTAGGATTGATGTTGATGTGGGGAAGGAATAATACACACAAGAAAGACTAGGATATACAAATGTTATACATTCTTCTATACCACAAGGTGTTTAAGGCCTACTAGAAATTGGCACAACAAAGAGATTAAAATAAACATACAAatccccagacagacacacagaacacGAATCCTCCGATCATCATGCCAGTGCCATACTTGGCATGGAATTCGGGGGCATGTGTCGAACTGAGCCTCACATGACGGGCACCTTGTCCTGCATTGAATAGATAAAACAAAATGTAACTGCAATGTTGGGGCAGGGCACAACATCCACACAGTAAGTGAATGTCAGTGATTCAGAGGTTATACTGATAACACAGGCGTAAGATAATGAACAGGCTACGGAATTCAAACCTGTCTGTTTTAGCACCCCTGGACTTCTCTAATCTTATCCAAAGAGTGGTGGGATGGAATGTCAAGATTACTTCTGCACGGACTATTACATTGTCATGTTGGATTGTTCAATTAAAAAGTCCCTCGGTATCTGACTTTAACACCACAATGTCTTTGTGTATGTTAAATGGTGCAATCGCTAACCAACACATGACCCTGGGGATGGGGTGACGTGAGGACAGCTAGCTAGAAGGCAAGTTGACATTGGAAGTGACCATCTAATTGTCTCACTGCCTGTAAATGAGTGTCAAGGCAAACTAAGCTAACAATGACAAATTGCATGAAACAGAAAAAATGGCATGAAACAGAATGACCAATGTTCAAAGTTAAGTAGCGTTAGCTAAGTAAAGAACCGCCAACAGCTAGCTAGCGAACGCAAGCCAACTACTAGTAGATTGATAGATACTACTACAATCACTGTCAATTTACAAGCGCTAACGTAATATGGTTACGGTAGCTAGGCTAGCTCGCTACAGACAGCTAGCTGCCAGATAGTTTAAGTAAGTAAGGACAGTCACTTAATCCACTGAAAAATAATTGCtagtttagagaaatgttcaaACAGACACAAGATGAAGGAGCAGCTATCACTTTTAAACGATCTCTTACCGGAGACGTTCAGAGCTGCTTTAGCAAACCGAAGCATGTTGGCTCGACTAGAGTTTGTAGATACCCTTGAAAATCAAAACGGAAGAGCATTCATGACAAATACCGGAAACGGTTTAAAACGTACTCATACGCGCATGCTCATAATTTATCGCGCTAAACCTGATCGGTTTGTGCTATCTGGGAACCGGACGTCCCAACCCGAAACCTTAATACTAGCCTTAAatcctaccctaaccttaaccataacccttgcCTTAACCATTTTACTTttaaacttcaatggggtaacgtcagagttgggacgtcccaaggataccGGATAGCAAGGACCAAACGTGATCAGCTATTTTTAGCAACTTTAGAAACTGTTCATActtcaagtcaaatcaaattgtattcgtcacatgcttcgtaaacaacaggtgtggactaacagtgaaatgcttacggctcttcccaacaatgcagagagaaagaaaatagataaATAATACAAAAGTAAAACAcgaaataataaaagtaataatagatacacgagtaacgataactttgctatatacaaggggtaccagtaccgagtcaatgtgcagggctacgaggtaattggcgtagatatgtacatatactaGGAATAAAGTggcagatagtaaacagtagcagcagcttatgtgatgagtcaaaaaagttagttaaaaaagggtcaatgcagatagtccgggtagctatttggttaactatttaactaactatttagctgtcttatggcttggggtagatgCGGTTcaaggtcctgttggttccagatttGGTGTATCGGTACCGaatgccgtgcggtagcagagagaacagtctatgacttgggtggctggagtctttgacaatttttagggccttcctctgacaccgcctgctatagaggtcctggatggtattgagcacagccccagtgatgtactgggccgtctgcactaccctctgtagcactttGCGGTCGGGTGCcaagcatttgccataccaaagcggtgatgcagccagtcaagatgctctcaatggtgcagctgtagaaccttttgaggatctgagggcccatgccaaatcttttcagcctcctgagggggaagatgcATTGTCGTGCTcttttcacgactgtgttggtgtgtttggaccatgatagatccttagtgatgtggacaccgaggaacttgaagctcttgaactgctccactacagccccgtcgatgtgaatggggacaTGCTCGTCCCTCTGTTTCCTATAGtaaacgatcagctcctttgtcttgctgacgttgaggaagatgttgttgtcctggcaccacactgccaggtctctaacctcctccctataggctatctcatcgtcgtgatcaggcctaccaatgttgtgtcttcagcaaacttaatgatggcgttAGAGTCGTgctggagacattagcagaaaCCTTTTTAATATGACAAATCACAGGGTATCCAaggcctactctgctgacactgacaaacagatcaataaaaactaCCTTGTCTTGAATGCAACCATCTAGGCCTAAGAAAAGCGGAGACACACATTTTACAATATGACGTCCAACTAGCCTAAAGGAGGGCATTATTGTCCAAAGTAACTCTCCAGTGGCACTGACCTAATGTGTTGACTATTGGTTGTTTCAGCCCAACAATAGATTACATATTTATATGACACTAAAACACCTGAATGAATTAAACACAACCAAACAATCAAGAGCCCTgatggtatacagtgccttcagaaagtattcataccccttgacttattccacatttgtggtgttacagcctgaattcaaaactgattaaatatattttttttctcacccatctacacacaataccccatcatgacaaagtaaaactatgtttttagacatttttgcaaatttattgaaaatgaaatacagatatatctcattaacataagtattcacacccctgagtcaatacatgttagaatcacctttggcagagattacagctgtgagtctttttgggtatgtctgtatcaccgcctggtacggcaactgcaccgcccgcaaccgcagggctccagagggtggtgtggtctgccgaacgcattaccgggggcaaactacccgccctccaggacacctacagtacccgatgtcacaggaaggccaaaaagatcatcaaggacatcaccacccaagccactgcctgttcaccccgctatcgtccagaaggcgaggtcagtacaggtgcatctaagctgggaccgagagaatgaaaaacagcttctatctcaaggccatcagactgttaaatagccatcactagcacattagaggctgctgctacctattgaaatcactggccactttaagaaatggaacaccagtcactttaataatgtttacatttcttgcattactcatctcatatgtatatactttattctataatattctgctgtatcttagtccatgccgctctgtcattgcttgtccatatatgtattctaaattccattccttacttagatttgtgtgtattgggtatatgttgaaattgttagatattacttgttagatattactgtcggagctagaagtacAAGCATTTCACCAGACCCGCAAAAACATctactaaacacgtgtatgtgacaaataaaatttgatttgatttgaagagctttgcacacctggattgtacaatatttgcccattattctattCAAAATTAttaaagctctgtcaaattggttgttgatcattgctagacaaccattttcaagtcttaccatagattttcaaacagatttaagtaaaaactgaactaggccacttaggaacattcactgttgtcttggtaagcaactccagtgtagatttgatcttgtgttttaggttattgaacCAGGTTTctctctaggattttgtctgtgcttagctccattttgtttcttttttatcctgaaccACATTCCAAATtccagtctgctgctggaaaaacttatctgttatggctttactccacctgctatattgtgggtacagagttacctgtctaacagaacacagagggtgttctttaatggaagcctctccaacataatacaggtagaatcaggaattcccaagggcagctgtctaggcccattacttttttcaatctttactaatgacatgccactggctttgagtaaagccagactgtcaatgtatgcggatgactcaacactatacacgtcagctactacagcaactgaaataactgcaacacttaactaagagttgcagttagtttcagagtgggtggcaaggaataagttagtcctaaatatttcaaaaactaaaagcattgtatttgggataaatcattcactaaaacctaaacctcaactaaatattgtaataaataatgtggcaATTGAGCacgttgaggtgactaaactgcttggagtaaccctggattgtgaactgtcatggtcaaaacatattgattcaacagtagctaagatgagaagtatgtccataataaagcgctgctctaccttcttaacagcactatcaacagcaggacctacaggccctagttttgtcacacctggactaccgttcagtcgtgtggtcaagtgccacaaaaaagctcagaacagggcagcacggctggcccttggatgtacacaaagagctaatattaataatatgcatgtcgatctctcctggcttaaagtggaggagagattgacttcatcactacttgtgtttatgagaggtgttgacatgttgggtaaaccgagctgtctgtttgagctactggtgcacagctcggtcacccatgcacccatgcataccccacaagacatgccaccagaggtggCCTCCCATAGGCCTCCCatagtccagaacagactatgggaggcgcacagtactacatagagccatgactacatggaactctattccacatcaagtaacggatgcaagtagtaaaattagatttaaaaaaacaccttatggaacaacggggactgtgaagcaacacaaacataggcgcagacacttgcatacacacaataacatacgcaccatacacacacgtacacatggatttttgtactgtagatatgtggtagtagtggagtaggggcctgagggcacacagtgtgttgtgaaatctgtgaatgtattgtaatgtttttaaaattgtatgaactgccttaattttgctggacccaggaagagtagccttggcagca
Encoded proteins:
- the LOC121580206 gene encoding cytochrome c oxidase subunit 7B, mitochondrial — translated: MLRFAKAALNVSGQGARHVRLSSTHAPEFHAKYGTGMMIGGFVFCVSVWGFVLTQTGITWNLSPVGKVQPKPWREAEE